From the genome of Aliarcobacter lanthieri:
GTGAGATATCTTGCGAAAAATCAAATTTTGTAGCATTTATCTCATAAAGTGCAGAAACATTTGTGATTTTTAAAGCTAAACTATCTTTTGAGTTTTTTATATAAAAATCTATTTCTGGTGCTAAAAACTCACTTTTAACACTTTTTGAATTTGATATTAGATAAGTATTATCTTCTAAATCTTCTTCATTTGTAACTACTTGGATTTTTTCATTTAAAGGGAAATCCAGTGCCCCATTGTTAAAATATATAAACTCTTGCATAACCTATGCCCTTAAATTAGTAAAAAATATTTTACTTTATTTTATAGCATTTTTTGTTAATTAGAACTTAATTTATAAAATTTAATATTTTTTTTTAAATAATAAAACACTTTTTATAACAATTTTAATAATTTTGAAGTAAACTTATAAATGGTTAAAAAATTAATATTTGTTGCACTTATTTTTATTATATCATACTTTATAATCTTTGAAAAAAAAGACAATAACAATAAAATTATTATTGGTTCTTCTTTGGCTTATAGTGGAAGCCCTAAATCTTGGGGTGAAAATGTAGACAATGCAGTAAATGCTTACTTTAGCTATGTAAATAATAATAATTTGCTAAATGATAAACAAATAGAATTTCTAGCATTAGATGACAAATATGAACCAAGTCTAACTTATGAAAATGTCAAATCTATTCTAGATAAGAATATTTTATCTTTTTTTGGAGTAGTTGGAACTCCTACTATAAGAAGAGTAATGCCAATATTTCAAGACAATGGTATTCCTTTTTTCTCACCATTTTCTGGTGCATCATTTTTAAGAGATAAAGAGTTTGAAAATATTATAAATTTTAGAGCCTCTTATAAACAAGAAATTGAAAATATTATTGATTATGTTGTAAATAATAAAAAACTATCAAAAATATCAATATTCTATCAAAATGATGAATATGGAGAAGATGGATATATCTCTACTTTACAAACAATGAAAGATGAAAACTTAGATTTACATTCAGCAGGAACATACAAAAGAAATACTCTTTCTATAAATCATGCTTTTAATGAAATAAAAAATTCAAAACCAGAAGTAGTTTT
Proteins encoded in this window:
- a CDS encoding ABC transporter substrate-binding protein; this encodes MVKKLIFVALIFIISYFIIFEKKDNNNKIIIGSSLAYSGSPKSWGENVDNAVNAYFSYVNNNNLLNDKQIEFLALDDKYEPSLTYENVKSILDKNILSFFGVVGTPTIRRVMPIFQDNGIPFFSPFSGASFLRDKEFENIINFRASYKQEIENIIDYVVNNKKLSKISIFYQNDEYGEDGYISTLQTMKDENLDLHSAGTYKRNTLSINHAFNEIKNSKPEVVLLIGAYQANSLFIKRAKNDELLKNILFCNISFSDANSIIKDLEDSNIDTSNIIFSNVVPNYNDKTLKIVQEYQNIIQEYGKNKDLGFISFEAFLTSKILVDAISRLDGKYSHKNLINSLKNPPKDLLYEIKLEFKNQQLLNSTYLFEYKNGNFQEILK